From a single Halorussus limi genomic region:
- a CDS encoding NAD-dependent succinate-semialdehyde dehydrogenase yields the protein MDRLNPATGESLDPVPDDSEEDVEAALDRATERFAEWKDVPIRKRQQLLENAGEVLRDNEDEYAELMTKEMGKPLASARSEVQKCAWVCDYYAENAADHLQTERRPGPSHAETSVSYEPLGPILAVMPWNFPFWQVFRFAAPHLTAGNVGLLKHASNVPGCAEAIQEVFEEAGYPEDVFQSLIVHSDRAAQVIEDDRVKAVTLTGSARAGRSVAKTAGENLKKSVLELGGSDPFVVLDDADLDAAAETGATARTINAGQSCIAAKRFVVHTDVYDEWLEKFVAEMDDLTVGDPTDDDTDLGPQAREDLMDDLHEQVQDTVEAGATLELGGEPLDREGFYYPPTVLTDVPRDSAAAREEVFGPAAAVFEVESEEKAIEVANDVHLGLGASVWTQNLDRGERIAHRIDAGMTFVNELVKSDPRVPFGGVKDSGYGRELAQHGIEEFVNKKTVWVQEADASEEDVHTTNE from the coding sequence ATGGACCGACTCAATCCCGCCACTGGCGAGTCGCTCGACCCGGTTCCCGACGACTCCGAAGAGGACGTAGAGGCCGCGCTCGACCGCGCGACCGAGCGCTTCGCGGAGTGGAAGGACGTGCCCATCCGGAAGCGCCAACAGCTGCTCGAAAACGCCGGCGAAGTCCTCCGAGACAACGAAGACGAATACGCCGAACTGATGACGAAGGAGATGGGCAAGCCGCTGGCGTCGGCGCGCTCGGAGGTCCAGAAGTGCGCGTGGGTCTGTGACTACTACGCCGAGAACGCCGCCGACCACCTCCAGACCGAGCGACGGCCCGGTCCCTCGCACGCCGAGACCTCGGTTTCGTACGAACCGCTCGGGCCGATTCTGGCGGTCATGCCGTGGAACTTCCCGTTCTGGCAGGTCTTCCGGTTCGCCGCGCCCCACCTGACCGCGGGCAACGTCGGCCTGCTCAAGCACGCCTCGAACGTACCGGGGTGCGCCGAGGCGATTCAAGAGGTGTTCGAGGAGGCGGGCTACCCCGAGGACGTCTTCCAGTCGCTCATCGTCCACTCCGACCGAGCCGCGCAGGTCATCGAGGACGACCGGGTGAAGGCGGTCACGCTGACCGGGAGCGCCCGCGCGGGTCGCTCTGTGGCGAAGACGGCGGGCGAGAACCTGAAGAAGTCGGTCCTCGAACTCGGCGGGTCGGACCCCTTCGTCGTGTTGGACGACGCCGACCTCGACGCCGCCGCGGAGACCGGCGCTACTGCCCGGACGATAAACGCCGGACAGTCGTGCATCGCGGCCAAGCGGTTCGTCGTCCACACCGACGTGTACGACGAGTGGTTAGAGAAGTTCGTCGCCGAGATGGACGACCTGACCGTCGGCGACCCGACCGACGACGACACCGACCTCGGCCCGCAGGCCCGCGAGGACCTGATGGACGACCTCCACGAGCAGGTGCAGGACACCGTGGAGGCGGGCGCGACGCTCGAACTCGGCGGCGAACCGCTCGACCGCGAGGGGTTCTACTACCCGCCGACCGTGCTGACCGACGTGCCCCGCGACTCGGCGGCGGCCCGCGAGGAGGTCTTCGGCCCCGCCGCGGCGGTCTTCGAGGTCGAGAGCGAGGAGAAGGCGATAGAGGTCGCCAACGACGTTCACCTCGGCCTCGGCGCGTCGGTCTGGACGCAGAACCTAGACCGCGGCGAGCGCATCGCCCACCGTATCGACGCCGGGATGACCTTCGTCAACGAACTCGTGAAGTCCGACCCGAGAGTGCCCTTCGGCGGCGTGAAGGACTCGGGGTACGGCCGCGAACTGGCCCAACACGGCATCGAGGAGTTCGTGAACAAGAAGACGGTCTGGGTGCAGGAGGCCGACGCGAGCGAGGAAGACGTCCACACGACGAACGAGTAG